The genomic interval AAGGATGTCAAGATAGTATTTGTAAACCAATTGTATTTATTGAGGAATTCTTAGTTTATGTTCCAAATACGTTTACTCCGGATGGTGATGAATTTAATAATGTATTCAGACCAATTGTTCCAGACGGAATGGATTTAGATGATTACACCTTTACTATTTTCAATAGATGGGGAGAAGTGTTATTCGAGTCACATGATGTAAATTTTGGATGGGATGGAACTTATAATGGTACCCAAGTAAAAGAAGGAACCTACATCTGGACGATTGTTGCCAGAGGAGCAACAGATAAAAAAGCACGTAAATTTGAAGGTCACGTCAATATGTTGAAGTAATCGAATAAAAGAAGTGAAGGAAAAGGGCGTTTCTGAATTGAGAAACGCCCTTTTTGATTTTAAAAATCTGTAAAGTCTGCTGTTGGACCATAGCTTGGTGGAACTGGTATCCCCAATAATCTATAATTGACACCCAATTGCGCTCTGTGATGAACCGTTTGATTGTGTGCAACTCGAATCATATCTTCTTTTGTACTCTCGTAATGAATATTGTCACCTGTACGTAAAATCCATGTTTCATCTAAAATAGAGTCAGTGGTATTTTCTAAGGTATTCATTCCTTTTTCAACAGATTCGTTGAAATAACTCATCGCTTCTTCTACAGAATTTAATTCTTTTGGATTATAAGGCGCTGTGGCGAAATCTAATCCATCAGTTTTTACTGCCATTTCTGTCCATGAAGCAAGATCTAAAACGTGGAGAAAAATATCGCCGATTTTCATGCTTTTTTCATGAACTTGGAAATCTTTTTTGTTGAAAGGGAAAACCTCAATGAATTTTCGGGTAGTTTCTGCTTCTGCAGCCAATTGTGCTTGTAATTGCTCTTTTCTTGTCATGATTTCTAAATTTTAAACAAAGAAAAGACACGTCACTGACAACCCTATGGCAGTCCGTTTTTTTAATTGAAAATTAATATGAAAAAAAAATGATTTAACGAATTTAATTCCTGTTTGTACTTTTCCTTTTCACTGATCAATAATTAACTGGAAGTTTATATTCGCTGAGAGGGATATGCGAACTTATTTCAAAAGGCAAATTCGTTTTATGAAGCGTCTGAATTCGTTTGATTTTAAAGTCACGGTAATCTTTTCTCAAATGACAATAAGCAATAATGTGCCAAGAAAATGCGTAAAATACTAGCCCAATAGGTTCAACTGTTCGTTCCAATGTTTCTTCTTTCAAACTTGCGTAGCTTATTTTAAGCTGGTGTTGCTCTGTGATTGCTTGTTGAACTTTTGATAAGTATTCAAATTCACTATTGAGTTGTTGCGGTAATTGCAACTTAATACTTTGGTCTAAGAGTGCTAATTTTTCTTTGTCAACTTGTTTGAGTACTGCTCTAATCTTAGTTAAAGCACTGTCAAAGGTAGATTGAACGGAACGATCTCCAAAACCTCCAATCAGAGATTGAGAAAGTAATAAGGCATTGGCTTCTTCTAACGTAAATGAAACAGGAGGAGTGAAATAACCAGGAACAATGAAATATCCTTTATTCACTTCAAAACTTACTGGAATTCCTGCTTCTCCAATGGCCTTGATATCTCTGTAAACTGTTCGAATACTGATTTCAAATTTTTCTGAAATACGCTCTGCAGGTACATGTTTTCGCGATTGAAGCAACGTAACGATACCAAATAAACGATCTACTCGATTCATATCTTCTTGACAGGTAAAACCTTTCCAGGATTCAAGATGTTTTTAGGGTCGAAGACTTGCTTGATTGAGCGCATCAAATTAAGTCCAACTTCGCTGAAAGCTAAATCCATGTAAGGCGTTTGAACCAATCCAATTCCATGTTCGCCTGAAATAGTTCCACCTAATCGAACAACTTCAGTAAATAATTCACGTATTGCAATTGGAAGCTGGTTGTTCCAAACATCCTCGCTCAAATGATCTCGAATAATGTTGACATGTAAATTCCCATCTCCAGCATGTCCGTAACAAACAGATTTGAATCCATATTTTTTCTCCAGTTCTTTGACCTTTTTGAGCAATTTAGGTAATTCATTTCGCGGAACAACTGTATCTTCTTCTTTGTAGATGGAATGTGTCTTCACACATTCTCCAATTTTTCTACGCAAACGCCACAAACTCTCTTTTTGAGCTTCTGTTTCTGCAAAAAGAATTTCATCTATGTCGTACTGTTCAACCAATTCCATGATTTTTTCGCATTCTTGCATCAAAACATCTAAGTTGAAACCGTCCAATTCAATCAGTAAATGGGCATCGTGATCATCTTTTAATAGATTTGGGGCATCATCCACATAAGGAGTTGTGAAAATAATCGCATCTCGATCCATGTATTCCAATCCACTTGGAATAATTCCTGCCATGAAAATTTTTCCGACTGCCTCACATGCTTCAACACCGCTTCTGAATGGAACAAGTAACAATAAATGGTGTGTGGGATGAGGAATTAAACGAAGTACAATTTTAGTAACAACAGCAAGTGTTCCTTCACTTCCAATAATCAATTGAGTAAGATTGTAACCCGTTGCATTTTTAATCACATTCGCACCTGTCCACATCACGTCTCCGTTTGGAAGCACAATTTCCAAGTTTAGAACCCAATCTTTTGTAACGCCATATTTCACTGCTTTTGGTCCGCCAGAATTTTCCGCAATATTTCCTCCAATAAAACAAGAACCTTTCGATGCTGGATCTGGTGGATAGAACAAACCAACTGCTTTCACTGCATTTTGAAGAGCTTCGGTTACGACTCCTGGTTCTGTTGTAACTTGATGATTTTCTTCATCTATTTGAATAATTTTATTCATTCGTTCCAAACTCAAAAGAACTCCACCGTAATTCGCCAATGCGCCACCACTTAATCCTGTTCTAGCTCCAGAAGGTGTTACAATCAAATCGTATTCGTAACAATATTTCATGATGAAAGAAACTTCTTCTGCGGTTTCAGGTTTCAGAACAATAGAAGGATAGAAGACAAAATCTTCCGTATGGTCAGAAGCATAGTGCGACTCAATTGTTGAACCAACTTGAATTCGATTGCCGAGTAAGTTTTTGAAAAATAGGATGTGTTTCTCTTCAAGAGCTTCTACCATGGTGCAGATTTTTAGTAAAAATAGCGAATTTGAACAGAGTGTAAGCGGATGTCAATCTTTTGTAGGCGGATTTATAAATAAGTTTTTACGACTGATTAATTTGGCTATTTTTGAAGTAAAAATCAATCTATGTTAGTACAAGATAAAGATTACGTGTTTTATGAAGATTCGGGGGTTATGAACTCGAAACAACCAATGAAAATCTTAAATGCGACAGTTGTTGGGACGAAAAATTATGTGTTTTTCATTCCAACCAAAACGACCGGACTTTTTCTTATTTTGGATACGATTAAAAACCATTCTTATTTTCAGGGAATTAGTATCCCAGAAGGTGTGAAAAAATTGATTGATAGCTCGAATTCAGTAGGAGATTTGGAAGAATCATTAAAAGCCTTGCTTCAAGATGATGAAAAATATGTTCATTTTATTTTGGATTGGCCTTCATTTAAGTTTAAAGGGTTCTTAGGCAAACACACACTTCGATTAGGAAAAGGAGGAACTGGGGCATGGAGTTCTGTAACCGTAAATGGAAAAGGAAAAAGCAAGGCATTTAGAACATATTACGGACAATAATGTGGTCTATTCAGTATAAACCAGTATCTGTAATTTCGGAGTCAACCAAAACCAATTGTAAAGTCTGTAAGGCAGAAAATCAGAAAGAGATTTTGACAGAAAAAAAAGTGTTGACTATTCTTTATATAATCCCTATTCGAATTGGGACAAATCGTATCGAAATTTGTCCCAGTTGTAATTCAAGAATGAAAATTAAAGAAGATCAAAATCTCATTGATTCACGGATTTAATTATTTAAATATAGTTTAGGTTTAAGGTGACTGAAGATAGTCGAAGTTTCGTTTCAGTCATCTTTTATTCCCATTAAGCCTTTGTAATTCGAACAAATTCTCCTCCTAATATTTTATAGGTATATCCACCAATCTGAATCGTTTGTCCTTCCGACATTGTTGCGATTTTTGAAATATCTTCTTCAATGGTGTGAATAGAACCTTTTGTTTTCCATGCAATTAATAAGTAATCGGATAAGACTTCACCTCTGGTTGATCCACACAAAATGATGTGAACTGGTTTGGTAAATTGATTCAGCAAAGAGATATCTTTTACAGGAGCATTGTTGTCCACAATCATCACCAATTCTTTGTAAGGTTGAGCCTTTTTCACACCTTTTATCAATGCTTCTAAGTTGTTTTCTGGACAATCACCACCATTTCCTCGGGAGCGCACAAAAGACATTAGATAAATCAGACTATCCAATCCCGTGCTTTTTTGATAGTAAATTCCTCCTGTCGATCCGATTTTTTTTTCCGAATCATCTTTTTCATCTCCATCATTGAAAAACACAAATTGAAGGTTCGGTTCTTTTTTGAAATTCAATTGATACCAAACAGATAATTGTTGCGCATAAGGATCCATGCTTCCTGTTAAGTCACAAACAATCAGTTTTTCAGACCATTTATTTCTAGTTAAGACTTTGGTTACAACATCATCTTCTGAAGTTCCATTAGTTGCTTCCTTCAATTTCAACTTGTATCCTTCTTCCAAACTCACTCTCCGTTCTTTGCAATATTTCTCGAAAGCTAGTCGGTCTTCTGCCAATCGTTTTTCCTCTGCTTTGATGCGATCTTCTTCCTCTTTTTTGCGTTTTTCATATTCTTTGGTTCCCATGTAAGTGATTTCCATGCGAGAATTGATTGTTCCATTCTTGAATTCTGAATCAAACTTTTTATACGCTTTGTGGTACTTAAAATTCAATGTATAATTATCTCCTTTGGGAATGTAAAGCTGAATTTCACCTGTTTTACTTGTTTTTCCTTGAAAGCTCTTTTTGCGGTTTGTACCCGTAATGATAAAATCTTCATTGATTAAAAGTCCGTTGTTTAAATCTTTCAATTTGATAGACATCAGTTCATAATTCTCCAAGTGAGGCGGCGTTTTTAGCATTCCTGTTGGTAATTTAGTGGTGTCAGGAAGTAAAGATAGGGTCTTTTCTAATGCCGCTTTTTCTGTTGCAGACATCGCAAAAAGGGCGTCTTTTTCTTTCATGTTTGGCTCGTAACTGAGAACTTGTCTTGATTGTGATCCCGCTTTACCTGAAATAGCTTCTTCTGGATGTGTGTAGTTGGTGATTTTTAGATCGAAAA from Fluviicola taffensis DSM 16823 carries:
- a CDS encoding DinB family protein yields the protein MTRKEQLQAQLAAEAETTRKFIEVFPFNKKDFQVHEKSMKIGDIFLHVLDLASWTEMAVKTDGLDFATAPYNPKELNSVEEAMSYFNESVEKGMNTLENTTDSILDETWILRTGDNIHYESTKEDMIRVAHNQTVHHRAQLGVNYRLLGIPVPPSYGPTADFTDF
- a CDS encoding FAD-binding oxidoreductase, producing the protein MVEALEEKHILFFKNLLGNRIQVGSTIESHYASDHTEDFVFYPSIVLKPETAEEVSFIMKYCYEYDLIVTPSGARTGLSGGALANYGGVLLSLERMNKIIQIDEENHQVTTEPGVVTEALQNAVKAVGLFYPPDPASKGSCFIGGNIAENSGGPKAVKYGVTKDWVLNLEIVLPNGDVMWTGANVIKNATGYNLTQLIIGSEGTLAVVTKIVLRLIPHPTHHLLLLVPFRSGVEACEAVGKIFMAGIIPSGLEYMDRDAIIFTTPYVDDAPNLLKDDHDAHLLIELDGFNLDVLMQECEKIMELVEQYDIDEILFAETEAQKESLWRLRRKIGECVKTHSIYKEEDTVVPRNELPKLLKKVKELEKKYGFKSVCYGHAGDGNLHVNIIRDHLSEDVWNNQLPIAIRELFTEVVRLGGTISGEHGIGLVQTPYMDLAFSEVGLNLMRSIKQVFDPKNILNPGKVLPVKKI
- a CDS encoding helix-turn-helix transcriptional regulator, giving the protein MNRVDRLFGIVTLLQSRKHVPAERISEKFEISIRTVYRDIKAIGEAGIPVSFEVNKGYFIVPGYFTPPVSFTLEEANALLLSQSLIGGFGDRSVQSTFDSALTKIRAVLKQVDKEKLALLDQSIKLQLPQQLNSEFEYLSKVQQAITEQHQLKISYASLKEETLERTVEPIGLVFYAFSWHIIAYCHLRKDYRDFKIKRIQTLHKTNLPFEISSHIPLSEYKLPVNY